A genomic stretch from Sphaerodactylus townsendi isolate TG3544 linkage group LG15, MPM_Stown_v2.3, whole genome shotgun sequence includes:
- the LOC125444927 gene encoding zinc finger protein 397-like, producing MEEHARTVPEAGEGSTGSGRDPFSGQSGTTRDVSQWAATRQEGVPQRLETPWQEYLKTVQYPTSGWATSQLPDLASWDDVAAFDRVVNACQWPREGMSRLMPALSTDAQQALSSLNARDKGDHGKAKHASLRGNPSSAEVQRQRFRQFRYQEAEGPREVCSRLRELCHSWLEPESRTKEQILELLILEQFLTILPKDIQSRVRERGPETCAQAVALAEGFLLRRQESLQNEPQTAALNLSDGQRTASDVRQRQLNREARLPGNRRTRVLGAKISNRVGGQVQNPSAREEGARSDSGKPKKNKPHVCIDCGKCFARPSELAKHDNTHTGAKPFRCSECGSRFSQLSHLTRHHRIHTGEKPHSCSECGAAFAQRSSLISHQRVHSGEQPYRCTHCQQCFSHHSALKIHEHIHTGQKPYICLECGKRFVSSSTLKIHKRIHTGEKPFSCAECGKRFIQRSNLISHQRTHSGEKPFCCGVCGKRFSYPSDLTRHQKIHTGEKPFPCDECERRFTRFSDLVIHRRIHTGERPYRCLECGRRFRQKSALVTHQRIHTKEKTVEKTKPVASAEPQANSEQNSEPKNTETDEKADILEEKEKDTSST from the exons ATGGAGGAGCATGCCCGAACAGTTCCTGAGGCTGGGGAGGGATCCACAGGGTCAGGAAGAGACCCATTTTCAGGTCAGTCTGGAACCACTCGGGACGTATCCCAATGGGCAGCGACACGACAAGAAGGGGTACCTCAACGCTTGGAAACTCCATGGCAAGAGTACTTGAAAACAGTCCAATATCCCACTTCAGGATGGGCAACGTCCCAACTTCCGGACTTGGCTTCCTGGGATGACGTTGCTGCATTTGACCGTGTGGTAAATGCATGCCAATGGCCCAGAGAAGGGATGAGCCGCCTCATGCCTGCTCTTAGCACCGATGCTCAGCAGGCCTTAAGCAGCCTGAATGCCAGAGACAAAGGAGACCACGGGAAGGCCAAACACGCCTCCCTGCGAGGGAACCCCAGCAGCGCCGAGGTGCAACGCCAGCGTTTCCGCCAGTTCCGCTACCAGGAAGCAGAGGGGCCTCGCGAGGTTTGCAGCCGGTTGCGGGAACTCTGCCATTCCTGGCTGGAGCCGGAGAGCCGCACGAAGGAGCAGATCTTGGAGCTGTTGATCCTAGAGCAGTTTCTGACAATCCTACCAAAGGACATCCAGAGTCGAGTTCGAGAACGTGGCCCTGAGACTTGTGCCCAAGCGGTAGCCTTGGCAGAGGGGTTCCTTCTGAGGCGGCAAGAGAGTTTGCAAAATGAACCACAG ACAGCAGCCCTGAATCTATCTGACGGCCAGCGGACTGCGTCGGACGTCCGACAGAGGCAGCTCAACAGGGAAGCCCGGCTGCCTGGGAACCGGAGGACCCGAGTGTTGG GTGCCAAGATCTCAAACCGAGTTGGCGGGCAAGTACAGAATCCAAGTGCCAGGGAAGAGGGAGCCCGCTCGGATTCTGGGAAGCCCAAGAAGAACAAACCCCACGTCTGTATTGATTGTGGCAAATGTTTTGCGCGCCCGTCGGAGCTGGCGAAGCACGACAATACTCACACTGGCGCAAAACCCTTTCGCTGCTCGGAATGCGGGTCACGGTTCAGCCAGCTGTCCCACCTGACGAGACATCACAGAATCCACACGGGGGAGAAGCCGCACTCCTGCTCCGAATGCGGGGCGGCTTTCGCCCAGCGGTCTTCTCTCATTAGCCACCAAAGAGTCCATTCCGGAGAGCAGCCCTACCGCTGCACTCACTGCCAGCAGTGTTTCAGCCACCATTCGGCACTTAAGATTCACGAGCACATCCACACGGGTCAGAAACCGTACAtttgcctggagtgtgggaagcgctttgtctcctcctccaCCCTTAAAATCCACAAGaggatccacacaggggagaagccctTTTCTTGTGCCGAGTGCGGGAAACGCTTCATCCAGCGCTCCAATCTGATCTCTCACCAGCGGACACACTCTGGAGAGAAGCCCTTTTGCTGTGGCGTATGCGGGAAGAGGTTCAGCTACCCGTCGGATCTGACCAGGCACCAGAAAATCCATACGGGAGAGAAACCGTTCCCCTGCGATGAATGCGAGAGGAGATTTACCCGGTTCTCCGATCTGGTCATTCACCGGAGGATCCACACCGGGGAGCGGCCGTATCGCTGTCTCGAGTGCGGAAGGAGGTTCAGGCAGAAGAGCGCTTTGGTGACGCACCAGAGGATCCACACGAAAGAGAAGACGGTGGAAAAAACCAAGCCGGTGGCATCCGCAGAACCACAGGCAAACAGTGAACAGAACAGTGAACCAAAAAACACTGAAACGGACGAGAAGGCGGACATtttggaagaaaaggagaaagataCGTCGAGTACCTAG